One Phocaeicola dorei genomic region harbors:
- the xyl3A gene encoding xylan 1,4-beta-xylosidase — protein sequence MRNRILYLFASLVILSGCGNQPAYKNSNLSPEERAEDLLQQLTLEEKVALMMDNSKPVERLGIKPYNWWNEALHGVARSGLATVFPQPIGMAASFEPDAIHTIYTAVSDEARAKNTAYSAAGSYERYQGLTMWTPTVNIYRDPRWGRGIETYGEDPYLTSVMGVNVVKGLQCTDANQKYDKIHACAKHFAVHSGPEWNRHEFNAENIKPRDLHETYLVPFEALVKEGKVKEVMCAYNRLEGDPCCGSDRLLMQILRQEWGYEGIVLSDCGAIDDFYREKGHKTHPDAESASAAAVLSGTDLECGSSYKALVESAKKGLISEKDIDVSVKRLLKARFELGEMDDPSKVEWTKIPYSVVCSAEHDSLSLDIARKSMTLLLNKNNILPLKRGGQTIAVMGPNANDSVMQWGNYNGTPKHTITLLEGIRSAMGENDKLIYEQGCSWVERSLIRSVFNQCISKEGPGFSARYWNNKEYEGNAAATAQLTTPFRLCTSGATVFAPGVNLTDFSAIYQSVFTPQETGEVIFNFYSCGATQLLINGEEVKKFTNKHGGRGQAYAMHAEAGKPYDIEIRFQYFSGDAQLNFDLGFKEEVNIKNTVAKVKDADIVIFAGGISPSLEGEEMGVNLPGFRKGDRTDIELPAVQRELIKALCDAGKKVIFVNFSGSPIAMEPETKYCQAILQAWYPGQSGGKAAAEVLFGDYNPAGRLPVTFYRNIAQLPDFEDYNMTGRTYRYFKGDPLFPFGYGLSYTTFNYDNIKLDQTIKVGETAKMVIPVTNAGNRDGEEVVQVYLKKQEDAEGPAKTLRAFKRVQIPAGKTVNVELELTPKQLEWWDAQTNTMRTIAGNFDIMVGGNSKDAELQVKTLTLQ from the coding sequence ATGAGAAACAGAATTCTATATTTATTTGCTTCCCTTGTGATTCTGAGCGGTTGCGGTAACCAACCGGCTTATAAAAACAGTAATTTATCTCCTGAAGAACGGGCAGAAGATTTATTGCAGCAACTTACATTAGAAGAAAAAGTAGCTTTAATGATGGACAACTCCAAACCTGTCGAAAGATTGGGCATCAAACCTTATAATTGGTGGAATGAGGCCTTGCACGGAGTGGCACGAAGCGGACTGGCTACAGTCTTTCCACAACCCATAGGAATGGCCGCTTCCTTTGAACCCGACGCCATACATACCATTTATACGGCAGTATCGGATGAGGCGCGGGCCAAAAATACAGCTTACTCGGCTGCAGGAAGCTACGAGCGTTATCAAGGTCTGACTATGTGGACACCCACCGTCAATATTTATCGCGATCCCAGATGGGGGAGAGGTATTGAAACGTATGGGGAAGATCCTTATCTGACAAGTGTCATGGGGGTAAATGTAGTGAAAGGACTACAATGCACGGATGCAAATCAAAAATACGATAAAATACACGCTTGCGCCAAGCACTTTGCCGTTCACTCGGGACCGGAATGGAACCGGCACGAATTCAATGCCGAAAATATAAAACCACGTGACTTGCATGAAACTTATCTGGTTCCTTTCGAAGCCTTGGTAAAGGAAGGAAAAGTAAAAGAAGTAATGTGTGCCTACAATCGTCTGGAAGGAGATCCTTGTTGCGGAAGCGACCGCCTGCTGATGCAAATTCTCCGTCAGGAATGGGGATATGAAGGTATTGTACTCTCAGACTGTGGCGCCATTGACGATTTCTATCGGGAAAAAGGACATAAAACACATCCGGACGCTGAATCGGCCTCTGCCGCCGCAGTATTAAGCGGTACGGATCTGGAATGTGGTTCTAGTTATAAAGCATTAGTAGAAAGCGCTAAAAAAGGATTAATCAGTGAAAAGGATATTGATGTATCCGTAAAACGATTATTAAAAGCACGCTTTGAATTGGGTGAAATGGACGATCCCAGTAAAGTGGAATGGACTAAAATTCCTTATTCTGTGGTTTGCTCGGCAGAACATGATTCCCTGTCACTAGATATAGCACGCAAATCAATGACGCTGTTACTGAACAAAAATAATATCCTGCCACTGAAACGCGGTGGACAAACCATCGCCGTCATGGGACCTAACGCAAATGACTCTGTGATGCAATGGGGTAATTATAACGGTACTCCCAAACATACGATCACCTTATTGGAAGGTATCCGCTCAGCCATGGGAGAGAATGACAAACTGATCTATGAACAAGGTTGCAGCTGGGTAGAACGCTCATTAATCAGAAGCGTTTTCAACCAGTGTATTTCTAAAGAAGGTCCAGGGTTCTCCGCCCGCTATTGGAACAACAAGGAATATGAAGGAAATGCGGCAGCCACCGCACAACTCACCACCCCGTTCCGCCTTTGTACCTCAGGAGCCACCGTATTTGCCCCCGGTGTGAATCTGACCGATTTCTCGGCCATCTATCAAAGTGTGTTTACCCCCCAAGAAACAGGAGAGGTTATTTTCAACTTTTATAGTTGTGGAGCTACACAATTATTGATAAATGGTGAAGAAGTAAAGAAATTCACCAACAAACATGGGGGCAGGGGACAAGCTTACGCCATGCATGCAGAAGCCGGCAAGCCATACGATATAGAAATCCGCTTCCAATACTTTAGTGGAGACGCACAGTTGAATTTTGATCTTGGGTTTAAAGAAGAAGTCAACATTAAGAATACGGTAGCAAAAGTGAAAGATGCTGATATAGTTATATTTGCAGGCGGTATATCTCCAAGTTTGGAAGGAGAGGAGATGGGTGTCAATTTACCGGGATTCCGCAAAGGAGACCGTACTGACATCGAGCTTCCAGCTGTTCAGCGTGAATTAATAAAAGCACTCTGTGATGCCGGGAAAAAAGTTATTTTCGTTAATTTTTCCGGATCACCCATTGCTATGGAGCCCGAAACCAAATATTGTCAGGCCATTTTACAAGCATGGTATCCGGGACAATCCGGAGGTAAAGCTGCCGCCGAAGTCTTGTTTGGAGATTACAATCCTGCAGGACGACTGCCCGTTACTTTTTACCGGAATATAGCGCAATTGCCTGACTTTGAAGATTATAATATGACAGGACGCACTTACCGTTATTTTAAAGGTGATCCTCTTTTCCCGTTCGGTTATGGTTTGAGTTATACCACTTTTAACTATGATAACATCAAACTGGATCAAACGATTAAAGTAGGGGAAACTGCCAAAATGGTTATTCCTGTAACCAATGCCGGTAATCGTGACGGGGAAGAAGTAGTACAGGTATATCTGAAAAAACAAGAAGATGCGGAAGGACCGGCTAAAACACTGCGTGCTTTCAAACGTGTACAAATTCCTGCAGGAAAAACAGTCAATGTAGAATTAGAGTTAACACCCAAACAATTGGAATGGTGGGACGCGCAGACAAATACCATGCGCACCATAGCCGGAAACTTCGATATAATGGTAGGAGGTAATTCTAAAGATGCTGAATTACAAGTAAAGACGCTGACATTGCAATAA
- a CDS encoding acetyl-CoA hydrolase/transferase family protein: MGFNIISAAEAASYIKHGYNIGLSGFTPAGTPKAVTPEVAKIAEEEHAKGNPFQISIFTGASTGDATDGILSRVKAIRYRAPYTTNPDFRKAVNNGEIAYNDIHLSQMAQEVRYGFMGKVDVAILEACEITPDGKVYLTAAGGIAPTIARLADKVIIELNAAHSKNGMGLHDVYEPLDPPYRREIPIFKPSDRIGLPYVQVDPKKIIGVVEVNTPDQARSFTAPDPITDQIGQNVADFLAADMKRGIIPASFLPLQSGVGNIANAVLGALGRDKTIPAFEMYTEVLQDAVVDLIRQGRVKFGSTCSLTVTNECLQGIYDDIDFFRDKLVMRPSEISNNPEVIRRLGVISINTAIEADIYGNVNSTHISGTKMMNGIGGSGDFTRNAYISIFTCPSVAKEGKISAIVPMVSHEDHSEHDVNIIITEQGVADLRGKSPVERAQAIIENCAHPDYKNILWDYVKMSSKGQTPHCISAALAMHDTLAKKGDMRLIDWAEYK; this comes from the coding sequence ATGGGATTTAATATTATTTCCGCAGCCGAAGCAGCCAGCTACATCAAGCATGGCTACAATATTGGACTTAGTGGCTTTACTCCAGCAGGAACACCCAAAGCCGTAACCCCCGAAGTCGCCAAAATAGCAGAAGAAGAACATGCCAAAGGTAATCCTTTCCAAATTAGTATTTTTACCGGCGCCTCTACAGGGGATGCTACAGACGGGATCTTGTCCAGAGTAAAAGCAATCCGTTACCGTGCTCCCTACACAACCAACCCCGATTTTCGTAAAGCCGTGAATAACGGTGAAATAGCATATAATGACATCCACTTGTCACAAATGGCACAGGAAGTACGTTATGGCTTCATGGGCAAAGTAGATGTTGCCATTCTGGAAGCATGCGAAATCACACCCGACGGCAAAGTATACCTGACAGCTGCCGGAGGTATCGCTCCAACCATCGCACGTCTGGCAGATAAAGTAATTATCGAGCTGAACGCCGCCCACAGTAAAAACGGTATGGGGCTGCATGATGTTTATGAACCGCTTGATCCGCCTTACCGCCGTGAAATTCCCATCTTCAAGCCCAGTGACCGCATCGGTTTACCTTACGTACAGGTAGATCCGAAGAAAATCATCGGAGTAGTGGAAGTGAACACACCTGACCAGGCCCGTTCATTCACCGCACCGGATCCTATCACCGACCAAATCGGACAAAACGTTGCCGACTTCCTGGCTGCTGATATGAAACGAGGCATTATTCCTGCAAGCTTCCTGCCATTGCAGAGTGGGGTAGGAAACATCGCCAATGCCGTATTGGGCGCTTTGGGACGAGACAAGACAATCCCTGCTTTTGAAATGTATACCGAAGTACTGCAAGATGCAGTAGTGGATCTGATTCGTCAAGGACGTGTGAAATTTGGAAGTACTTGTTCATTGACTGTCACAAACGAATGTCTGCAAGGAATTTATGATGACATCGACTTCTTCCGTGACAAACTGGTAATGCGTCCATCCGAAATCTCAAATAACCCGGAAGTTATACGCCGCCTCGGTGTTATCTCTATCAATACTGCTATCGAAGCAGACATTTATGGCAATGTAAACTCTACTCACATCAGCGGCACTAAGATGATGAACGGCATCGGTGGTTCTGGTGACTTTACCCGCAATGCCTATATTTCCATCTTTACTTGTCCGTCTGTGGCAAAAGAAGGAAAAATCAGTGCCATCGTTCCTATGGTTTCTCATGAAGATCACAGCGAACACGATGTCAATATTATCATTACCGAACAAGGTGTTGCCGATTTACGAGGAAAGAGCCCGGTAGAACGCGCCCAAGCCATCATCGAAAACTGTGCACATCCAGACTATAAGAACATTCTTTGGGACTATGTAAAAATGTCTTCCAAAGGACAGACTCCTCATTGTATTTCTGCCGCACTGGCTATGCATGATACACTGGCCAAGAAAGGGGATATGCGCTTGATAGACTGGGCAGAATATAAATAG
- the miaB gene encoding tRNA (N6-isopentenyl adenosine(37)-C2)-methylthiotransferase MiaB yields the protein MKETTGADFKSATDSENKKLFIETYGCQMNVADSEVIASIMQMAGYHVCETLDEADAVFMNTCSIRDNAEQKILNRLEFFHSMKKNKRRNLIVGVLGCMAERVKDDLIENHHVDLVVGPDAYLTLPDLVASVEAGEKAINVELSTTETYREVIPSRICGNHISGFVSIMRGCNNFCHYCIVPYTRGRERSRDVESILNEVRDLAAKGYKEVTLLGQNVNSYRFEKEGEIITFPMLLRTVAEAVPDMRVRFTTSHPKDMSDETLQVIVETPNVCKHIHLPVQSGSSRILKLMNRKYTREWYLERVAAIRRIIPDCGLSTDIFSGYHSETEEDHQESLSLMRECAYDSAFMFKYSERPGTYASKHLPDDVPEEVKIRRLNEIIELQNRLSAESNARDVGKTFEVMVEGVSKRSREQLFGRTQQNKVVVFDRGNHRIGDFVHVRITEASSATLKGEEVF from the coding sequence ATGAAAGAAACAACAGGAGCAGACTTTAAATCTGCAACTGATTCCGAGAACAAAAAATTGTTTATTGAAACCTACGGATGCCAGATGAATGTTGCTGATAGTGAAGTGATTGCTTCTATTATGCAAATGGCAGGCTACCATGTATGCGAAACATTGGATGAAGCGGACGCTGTATTTATGAATACCTGTTCTATTCGCGACAATGCAGAACAAAAGATTCTGAACCGTCTGGAGTTTTTCCATTCTATGAAGAAAAACAAACGTCGGAATCTGATTGTCGGTGTGTTGGGCTGCATGGCAGAACGTGTAAAAGATGATTTGATCGAGAACCATCATGTAGATCTTGTCGTAGGACCGGATGCCTATCTCACTTTGCCCGATTTGGTCGCTTCGGTTGAAGCGGGGGAGAAAGCCATTAATGTGGAGCTTTCTACTACAGAAACCTATCGTGAGGTAATTCCGTCCCGTATTTGCGGCAATCATATCTCCGGGTTTGTATCCATTATGCGTGGTTGCAATAATTTCTGTCATTATTGTATTGTGCCGTATACCCGTGGGCGTGAGCGCAGCCGTGATGTGGAAAGTATTCTGAATGAGGTGCGTGACTTGGCAGCCAAAGGTTATAAAGAAGTAACGTTGCTAGGACAGAATGTAAATTCTTATCGTTTTGAGAAAGAGGGTGAAATAATTACTTTCCCGATGCTGCTCCGCACAGTGGCCGAAGCGGTTCCGGACATGCGTGTTCGTTTTACCACTTCACATCCCAAGGATATGAGTGATGAAACCTTGCAAGTCATTGTGGAAACGCCTAATGTATGCAAGCATATTCATTTACCGGTACAGAGCGGCAGTTCGCGTATATTGAAGCTGATGAACCGCAAATATACCCGTGAGTGGTATTTGGAAAGGGTAGCGGCTATTCGCCGTATCATTCCCGATTGTGGTCTGAGTACTGATATTTTCTCCGGCTATCATTCGGAAACGGAAGAAGACCATCAGGAATCTCTATCCTTGATGCGTGAATGTGCGTATGATTCCGCCTTTATGTTTAAATATTCCGAACGTCCCGGAACATATGCTTCCAAACATCTGCCGGATGACGTACCCGAAGAGGTTAAGATACGTCGGCTGAATGAAATCATTGAATTGCAGAACCGTCTTTCTGCTGAAAGTAATGCCCGTGATGTGGGTAAGACCTTCGAAGTGATGGTAGAAGGTGTTTCCAAGCGTTCCAGAGAACAGCTTTTTGGCCGTACACAGCAAAACAAGGTGGTAGTCTTTGATCGTGGGAATCATCGTATCGGTGATTTTGTCCATGTACGCATTACTGAAGCCAGTTCGGCTACATTGAAAGGAGAAGAGGTGTTCTGA
- a CDS encoding FKBP-type peptidyl-prolyl cis-trans isomerase has product MGKKEEYKEKNLQYLQVLSTQEGICSLPCNMFYKVLQTGTGTVSPTIRSIVTVHYRGSLINGKEFDNSYDRNCPEAFRLCDVIEGWQLALQRMHVGDKWVVYIPYTMGYGSRTSGPIPAFSTLIFEVELLGIA; this is encoded by the coding sequence ATGGGGAAAAAAGAAGAATATAAGGAAAAGAACTTGCAATATTTGCAAGTCCTTTCTACACAGGAAGGTATTTGTTCTTTACCTTGTAATATGTTTTATAAAGTATTGCAGACAGGTACGGGTACAGTTTCACCTACGATCCGCAGTATTGTCACCGTTCATTATCGGGGTAGTCTGATAAACGGGAAAGAGTTTGATAACTCCTATGACCGTAACTGTCCCGAAGCTTTCCGGCTGTGTGATGTCATAGAGGGATGGCAGCTGGCGCTTCAACGTATGCATGTAGGAGATAAATGGGTGGTTTATATTCCTTATACTATGGGGTATGGTAGCCGTACAAGCGGGCCGATTCCTGCTTTCTCTACATTAATATTTGAAGTGGAACTGCTGGGCATTGCATAA
- a CDS encoding PspC domain-containing protein — translation MENKKLTRSNNRMLAGVCAGLADYFGWDVTIVRIIYSFATVFTAFSGIIVYIILWIVMPEKKYRDGYEDRMNDRLHNR, via the coding sequence ATGGAAAATAAAAAACTGACCCGTTCCAACAACAGAATGCTAGCCGGAGTATGTGCGGGACTGGCTGATTATTTTGGCTGGGATGTTACGATAGTGCGCATTATCTATTCATTTGCCACGGTTTTCACAGCCTTTTCGGGCATTATTGTCTATATAATCTTATGGATTGTTATGCCCGAAAAGAAATATCGTGACGGTTACGAAGACCGGATGAATGACAGGCTGCATAACCGATAA
- a CDS encoding class I SAM-dependent methyltransferase — MDILKINTCPLCGGKHLGHAITCTDHYASGEQFNLVRCDDCGFIFTQGAPVEAEIGRYYETPDYISHTDIRKGLMNRVYHEVRKYMLSRKAKLIKRTSGLSKGTLLDIGTGTGYFSNTMKERGWRVKAIEKSPQARAFAKEHFELDVDTEDALAGYADHSFDAITLWHVMEHLEHLNETWEKLFKLLKERGVLIVAVPNPSSYDAEKYKEWWAAYDVPRHLWHFTPSVMQQFGVKHGFKLAEQHPMPFDAFYVSMLTERYKGSRLSFLKGMWTGLLAWFSSLAKKERSSSMIYVFRKK, encoded by the coding sequence GTGGATATACTCAAAATAAATACTTGTCCGTTGTGCGGCGGAAAACATTTGGGACATGCAATCACTTGTACGGATCACTATGCTTCGGGTGAACAATTCAATTTGGTTCGCTGCGATGATTGTGGCTTTATTTTTACACAAGGTGCACCCGTGGAAGCCGAGATAGGGCGATATTATGAGACTCCCGATTATATTTCACACACTGATATCCGCAAGGGGCTGATGAACCGTGTATACCATGAGGTACGCAAGTATATGCTGTCACGCAAAGCCAAGCTGATAAAACGGACATCCGGTTTGAGTAAAGGTACTTTGTTAGACATTGGTACCGGTACCGGATATTTCAGTAATACAATGAAGGAGCGCGGATGGCGGGTGAAAGCTATAGAGAAAAGTCCGCAGGCGCGTGCGTTTGCCAAAGAGCATTTTGAACTGGATGTAGATACGGAGGATGCTTTGGCGGGATATGCCGATCATTCTTTTGATGCCATTACTCTATGGCATGTGATGGAGCATCTGGAACATCTGAATGAAACGTGGGAAAAATTATTCAAACTTTTGAAAGAGAGGGGAGTATTGATAGTGGCTGTGCCTAATCCCAGTTCGTATGATGCGGAAAAATATAAGGAATGGTGGGCAGCATACGATGTGCCCCGTCATTTATGGCATTTTACACCTTCCGTCATGCAACAATTCGGCGTCAAGCATGGTTTTAAATTAGCGGAACAGCATCCGATGCCTTTTGATGCTTTTTATGTATCCATGTTGACGGAAAGATATAAAGGCAGCCGTTTGTCCTTTTTGAAGGGAATGTGGACGGGCCTGTTGGCCTGGTTCAGTTCACTGGCGAAAAAAGAACGGAGTAGTTCAATGATTTATGTATTCAGAAAGAAGTGA
- a CDS encoding cell division protein FtsX encodes MGKKSGSFFDMQFITSSISTMLVLLLLGMVVFFVLSANNLSKYVRENISFSVLISDDMKEADALKFQKKLNEEPFVKETSYISKEQALKEQSEAMGTDPAEFLGYNPFTASIEIKLNADYANSDSISWIEQKIMQNKKVMEINYPQDLLDAVNSNIRKISFLLLGLAALLTLISFALINNTIRLAIYSKRFLIHTMKLVGASWGFIRRPFLVRNIWIGILAAAMADAALIGMAYALVRYEPELIEIITPMTMLMVMGSVFVFGVVITFMCAYISINKYLRMKASALYYI; translated from the coding sequence ATGGGAAAAAAATCAGGGTCCTTTTTCGATATGCAGTTCATTACCTCCAGCATCAGTACAATGCTGGTGTTGCTCTTGTTGGGGATGGTGGTATTCTTTGTGCTGTCTGCCAATAACTTATCCAAGTATGTACGCGAGAACATCAGTTTCTCCGTACTCATCAGCGATGATATGAAAGAAGCGGACGCTTTGAAATTCCAGAAAAAATTGAATGAGGAACCTTTTGTGAAAGAAACTTCCTATATATCGAAGGAGCAGGCGTTGAAAGAGCAGAGCGAAGCGATGGGTACAGACCCGGCTGAATTCTTGGGATATAATCCTTTTACAGCTTCTATTGAAATAAAACTGAATGCCGATTATGCCAATTCGGACAGCATTTCTTGGATAGAGCAGAAAATTATGCAGAACAAGAAAGTTATGGAAATCAACTATCCTCAGGATTTACTGGATGCAGTGAACAGCAATATACGGAAAATCAGTTTTTTGCTATTGGGACTGGCTGCGCTGCTTACCCTTATTTCTTTTGCGCTGATTAATAACACCATCCGTCTGGCCATTTATTCCAAACGTTTTCTGATTCATACCATGAAACTGGTAGGGGCAAGCTGGGGATTTATCCGTCGTCCTTTTTTGGTGCGGAATATATGGATAGGGATACTGGCCGCTGCCATGGCAGATGCGGCATTGATAGGAATGGCCTATGCGTTAGTAAGATATGAACCCGAATTGATTGAGATTATTACCCCTATGACCATGCTTATGGTAATGGGTTCTGTTTTTGTGTTTGGTGTGGTTATTACCTTTATGTGTGCATATATATCAATCAATAAATACTTGCGCATGAAAGCTAGTGCGTTGTATTACATTTAA
- a CDS encoding DUF3098 domain-containing protein — protein sequence MDRQKFAFDKTNFILLAIGMAVIIVGFLLMTGPSSTEGYFEPDIFSVRRIKVAPAVCFFGFIFMIYGIVRKPKDKTEVVNS from the coding sequence ATGGATAGACAAAAATTCGCCTTTGATAAAACTAATTTTATATTGCTTGCCATAGGTATGGCAGTGATTATTGTCGGTTTTCTGCTGATGACAGGACCTAGTTCGACAGAAGGATATTTTGAGCCGGATATTTTTAGTGTACGTCGCATCAAAGTGGCGCCCGCAGTATGTTTCTTTGGCTTTATATTTATGATTTATGGCATTGTCCGCAAGCCAAAGGACAAGACAGAAGTGGTTAACTCTTGA
- a CDS encoding undecaprenyl-diphosphate phosphatase: protein MEWFEALILGLLQGLTEYLPVSSSGHLAIGSALFGIQGEDNLTFTIAVHVATVLSTLVILWKEIGWIFRGLFKFEMNAETKYVINILVSMIPIGIVGVFFKDYVEEIFGSGLLIVGCMLLLTALLLTFSYYAKPRLKENISMKDAFIIGLAQACAVMPGLSRSGTTIATGLLLGDNKAKLAQFSFLMVIPPILGEALLDGMKIVKGAAAGTSDISVLSLIVGFLAAFISGCVACKWMINIVKKGKLIYFAIYCAIAGAVTIACTLM from the coding sequence ATGGAATGGTTTGAGGCATTGATCCTTGGTTTACTCCAAGGATTGACAGAGTATTTGCCGGTCAGCAGTAGTGGTCATCTGGCTATCGGTTCGGCATTGTTTGGCATACAAGGGGAAGATAATCTGACTTTTACCATAGCAGTGCATGTGGCTACGGTACTCAGTACTTTGGTTATATTATGGAAAGAAATAGGCTGGATATTCCGTGGTTTGTTCAAGTTTGAGATGAATGCGGAGACAAAATATGTGATCAATATCCTGGTATCCATGATTCCTATCGGCATTGTGGGTGTGTTTTTTAAAGATTATGTGGAAGAAATTTTCGGTTCCGGCTTGCTCATTGTAGGTTGTATGCTGTTATTGACAGCTTTGCTTCTTACTTTCTCTTATTATGCAAAACCTCGTTTGAAAGAGAACATCAGCATGAAGGATGCGTTTATTATAGGTCTGGCACAGGCTTGTGCCGTGATGCCGGGATTATCCCGTTCGGGTACTACCATTGCTACCGGTTTGTTGTTGGGAGACAACAAGGCGAAACTGGCTCAGTTCTCTTTCCTGATGGTGATTCCTCCTATATTGGGTGAGGCGTTGCTGGATGGTATGAAGATTGTAAAAGGAGCTGCAGCCGGCACATCAGATATATCTGTATTGTCATTGATTGTAGGTTTTCTGGCAGCTTTCATATCGGGCTGTGTAGCTTGTAAGTGGATGATTAATATTGTGAAGAAAGGTAAGTTGATTTATTTTGCTATCTATTGTGCCATAGCCGGTGCCGTTACGATAGCGTGCACATTGATGTAA
- the truB gene encoding tRNA pseudouridine(55) synthase TruB — MNFKEGEVLYFDKPLKWTSFAVVNKIRYHICRKLGVKKIKVGHAGTLDPLATGVMIICTGKATKRIEEFQYHTKEYIATLQLGATTPSFDLEKEIDATYPTEHITRELVEEALQRFIGRIEQIPPVFSACKVDGKRAYDLARKGEDVELKAKTLIIDEIELLECNLPEIKIRVVCSKGTYIRALARDIGEALNSGAHLTGLIRTRVGDVRLEDCLSVESFPEWLDQQEIEEVINE, encoded by the coding sequence ATGAATTTTAAAGAAGGAGAAGTATTATACTTTGATAAACCGCTGAAATGGACCTCATTTGCAGTGGTAAACAAGATAAGATACCATATTTGCCGCAAACTGGGCGTGAAGAAAATAAAAGTGGGACATGCCGGGACATTAGACCCGCTGGCTACCGGGGTGATGATTATTTGTACAGGCAAGGCAACGAAACGCATCGAAGAGTTCCAGTATCATACCAAAGAATACATTGCCACCTTGCAGTTAGGGGCTACCACACCTTCATTCGACCTGGAGAAGGAGATAGATGCTACCTATCCTACGGAACATATCACCCGCGAGTTGGTAGAGGAAGCCTTGCAGCGTTTTATCGGCAGGATAGAACAGATTCCGCCTGTTTTCTCGGCTTGTAAGGTAGATGGTAAACGCGCTTACGATTTGGCTCGAAAAGGTGAGGATGTGGAGTTGAAAGCCAAGACGTTGATTATAGACGAGATAGAGTTGCTGGAATGTAATCTGCCTGAGATTAAAATCAGGGTAGTGTGCAGCAAGGGCACTTATATCCGTGCATTGGCCCGTGATATTGGCGAAGCTTTGAATAGCGGTGCTCATTTGACAGGGCTGATACGTACCCGGGTGGGGGATGTGAGACTGGAAGACTGTTTGTCGGTGGAAAGTTTTCCGGAATGGCTTGACCAACAAGAGATTGAAGAAGTTATAAACGAATAA